Below is a genomic region from Medicago truncatula cultivar Jemalong A17 chromosome 3, MtrunA17r5.0-ANR, whole genome shotgun sequence.
ACATGGAATGATTTCCGATGAAATAGGCCTTACCATTATGAATGATTGCAATTTTGATGCATCTTATGATAACTTATCTAAATCATGTAAAGATGCCATGGTTGATGCTCAAGATATTGTGAGCGACTATATAGACAACTATGATGTGATTCTTGATGTTTGTTATCCATCCATAGCTGAACAAGAATTGAGATTGAAAAGAATGGTACTCTTTGCAtatcatttgttttgttttggtgatgatatttttatttttaataatagcTTTATGcactaattaattttgttatttcattATTAATTCAGGCTACTAAAATAAGTTTAACTGTAGATATTTGTATGGACtctgaaatttatttttatcttaacCTTCCGGAGGTTCAGAAGGCTCTCCATGCTAACCGTACCAATTTGCCCTATCCATGGTCTATGTGTAGTGGGTgagtataaataaattataatacatacgttgatataaataaatattcttggCAAAACTCAAGTCGTTTAAAATAGAGATATGATTAGAATAAAGTTATAAATAATTGCAATCGTCACCTTACATGTTGATTTTGCGAGATTGAGTTAAGACTATCTTCAAATTGACGAGCAAAGTATAATCTTAGTATTATAgtaaacatgtattttttttttattactaatcAAATGACCGatattcacttttttattgttgtaGTGTTTTAAATTACAACGATGCAGATCACGATATCAATATACTTCCAGTTCTCAAACGGATAGTTCAAAACCATATTCCAGTATGGGTTTATAGGTAattaatttttgggttaattaagtaaattgttcatattagaattttgttttgagtaaattacactctcctcccctctaagatgtttgaattacactcccctcccctcttatgttaaaatatacaatcccctcccctcttattcaaaacatattagaaaacttTTCACaccctcccctaagagaagcttgaattacattcatCTTCCCTCTTATaataaaatctacactttactccctcaatatttttttatttctaataatctagcaaaaataataataatctaacacacttcgaaaaaattgtattatgggtctattttaaataataaaaaattgaatacatatttttcgctattttttattcacaatttcatgaacatgtaattttaaaccctattataaaatgaaacaacccaaaataaaattaaaatatgtaaaaaatgacTAAAGACATTAAATTaggattatttaaaagttaattttatactctaaattataaaatcaatagagaaatattaaaatttaattatcattcatatttaaattataaagaaatgattttttttttaaatggtggttcaaaattaaaatatatcataaaaatatttatttatgttaaatagattaaagtgtagagcatttttaattattaatagaGGGGGttataattcaaacatcttataagggaggggagtataaattttacattGCAAgtgaggggagtgtatattttaacataagaggggacggaagtgtaattcaaacatctttcaGGGGAGGGGAATttaatttactcttttatttttaatcctgaaaaaagaaaaacacactttttagtttttgtaacatttttaaattctaaaaaggATTTGTAACATATCCAAAAATGTTACCAAAGgtgtaccaaaaacaaaaatatgctACTTTTTGCGTAGTTACAATGATATATCATTGTAGATGGCGGTTGGTTGACTgttaaagaataaaaagaacGAAAGTGGGTGGTTTGATGTAGAGGAATTTTTTAGAGACAATATAAGTTGTAACCAAATtatgtctttttattttttttgttaaaaaaatgtctttttaaTATTATGACAGTGGAGATCAAGATTCAATTGTGCCATTACTAGGTTCTCGAAGACACATTCGTGAACTAGCTCATGACCTGAATTTCAACATTACAGACTCATATAGAGTTTGGTTCCATAGAGACCAGGTGTGTTTGTGTGCGCACGAGTGTGTGTATTAGTAACAATTTAACCATTTTCtacatgaaaaattattttaattagtatGGTTTACAATTTTATTCACTTCTAATTTCCAAATTAATTCATGTGTAGGTTGGAGGTTGGGTAACTGAATATGGAAATTTATTGACTTTCGCCACCGTAAGAGGAGCAGGTCACATAGTACCTTATGCGCAACCTTCTAAAGCATTGCATCTATTCAGTTCCTTTGTACGTGGCAGAAGATTGCCAAAAACAACCCGACCtaaaattattgatgaaattacGTATGAATAAATGGGATATGAGTCTGCCAAATCTATATATCTTATTTAAGTGTATGTTCTATAGTCCAAATGGTTCGTATTACTTTGTTGATAAGttaaaaatctattaaaataGAGGAAAAATAACAAGATTCAGTGTATTATTTGTTCTTCGGTCTTTATTCAGTACTATATATGAGAGAGAGATTGTGATTGTTGTTGGTGCGCATACTACTGTCAAACGATCGATCACAATATGTTGTGATTGTTCCTCTCTCTTTGGCATTCAAATTATTGAAGCAGAAAACAAACTTAGATTAGAAGGTTGCAAAGATCATTTCATGGGAGTTTGATTACTTTAGGGTGATATTCTTTTTAACAATCGTTGATTTGCATGCAAAGTTGTCTTCTATTTGGAAACTTATTAGTCATTGACATCTGAAGCCAAGTATTTTACATCTATCCCAATGAACTCCGAATTTTAATGTTAACTCTAACACTCCCAACTCTCAGACTAGGCCTTATTTTGCATGGTCTCTACATGCTGGGAGGCTAGAATGTCAAGGTGTAAGATAAGGGACTACTACGGGACACCTAACACCACCTACACCAGGTGGGTCTTGCAATTGTTGTGGCgaggaaaataatatattaaagaaaTCACACTAGACATATTGTTGGGTTAGCAGCATGCCCTCCAAATTTAGTCAATTTTCATGCCTTTCAACCATTTTTTTGCTTAAATGCAAAGACGgcataaatcaataaatttagAGAATCCAAATTCCTAAGTTAAAGCTTCTTTTGATGCATATTAACAATCCAAGAGGCATCAGCTCAAGGCCATGGTCCGTGGATTATCCTCGTTTAGTAATACAACAGAGTTCTATAATCACCATTCAAAATATAAAGCAACTGAAATATCATTTCACAGATAGATTCCAATTAAGACCCATAAATCCTCAAAGAATAAAACTTGGGGATGGTTTTAACAGTTAAAAGGGTATTTAAACAAACCATGATAGTGGCTGCATCTAGTGCTAGCTTAATACATCAAATCCTATCAAACTGAACTACGCAAAGCAAACAATTTCTCACAAAACAAGCCATCCTCTAAATCACAGACAAATTCCTATGCCGCACACTAATAGGGATTGCAGTACATGAAAACACCAACTAAATTGTTAGATATAGGACTCCTAAGGGCAGAAGTTATAGAATActagttgtttatttaataGTATTATAAATTAGTAATTGTTACTTATGTGCAGTAATTGCTGGCTGCAGTAGTTGCTGGCTACTAAACTTCAATGTAACTGCTATAGGAGGGAATTAGTCTTATAAATAAGATGCAGAGGAAAAGAAAGGCATGCAGGGATTGGGATAAAGGACTGGTATGGACTATGGAGAGACCAAGCTCTCGAATTCTTGGAGGGGAGAGAACCAAGACTCTCGAATTTTTTGGGATTATATTGTAATATTactattagtttatattttgatatcagTTCCTATCATAAATTCAATAAGAAAACATAGACAAAAAGGACAGATGTGTCAGCAATGATGGCTAAATCTTCATGGATTTTCACGAAAAGGCAAACATGCACAACTAAGACAGACCATCTTATTTCCGAACACCTGCACCACGCTTCTCTTTACGCGTATTTTTCTGACCACCTTCACGCGTCTCTTTCTGAACACCTACATCACGTGTCTCCCAAGAGGGCTTTTTTTCATTAGCAACGTCGTTCTTGATCAGTGCTTCTATATTCATGATAAACAAGAACTGCAGAGAGGAAGAATAAGATAAACAAGAGGAAGAATCTCCTGACGTTTATAAACAGAAAACAAGATATGCCTCAAAGTTCAAAAGCTTACCTGTAAAGCAAATATGACAGGAATCCATAGTTTTCCtctttgatttggatttggtcCTTCAATCAAATTCTTGTCAACAAAAATAGACTCACTTTTGTTCAATGCAATTTCTGTGATTGTTTGGACTAGGTGAGGAATCCAAGCAATCCCACTAGGAAGAACCTGTCACCATGCACACATTTTCTCAATCAGATTACGCAAGATAAACGGGCTGATAAAAGAGGATATAAGGAAAGGTGAATGGCACGAAGCAAATCTCCAACCTTTTCATCtgtttcatttttgttgcacCTCCCACTGTTCTCGATCAAGACAACAGGAATGGCAGAAGCCTATGGTTAAGAGAAGGGCAAAATACAAGcatgaaaattatgaattacACACACAATGTTTGTGAAAAgcaacaaataataattaacatcaacattaaattgaaacaaaagaTAAACAAGAGAGAACCTGGACATAACCCTGCTTTTAAAGGaagtaataataaatatataatagatTTACCATTCACAAATAAAGTAATTTTCACAATCGCACAATGCTCTACAAACCCAACCCCTGATGAAAATTACTGTATATATAATCAACCAATTGGCCAACCAATGTATACCCATTCAAGGATCATAGATCCAGGAACTAAAGTCCAGATACTTCGAATCTGGTGCCTTaacagttttaattttttagccTGAGATGTATTTTTTAAGGATAGGATAGATGTTAGATGGACAAATACCTGAGCGGCATCCTTCTTTAAGTAGGCACCTGGTTTTATAATTTGTAACAGAGCCTCGGATCTTTTTGAGAAGAATTCATCATAAGCCAATGCATCCGGTGGAGAGAACTGGGCATGTGTGAGTGCTATTATAGCCTTGTTCCATATTCCTTTGCCAAAACTATCAGTTATAGCTTTGGCGACTACCTTATCCAAGCTGTCTACTCGATACGCATCTAAGCGGTCCACATAAAGCAGAACATCTATGGTCTTGTCCAGAAGGAAGCTACAAAGAAAAAGGGTaaagagaaaaaacaatatcaatacccaaaaaaaaataagattcacACGCGGACTGTTGCATGCCAGACATAAAAGCATACCGTTTTATGATATCAAGCGCCGTATCATTGATGTACCCCCCTTCAATAAGACCAGGAGTATCGATAATGTTCAATGTAAAACCAGCCCTTGCTCGTGACACCATAACAGGTCTTTGCCCTTCCGACTACTCAAgatgaaaatagttttttacAACACAAGCaaacatatcaaattaaaaatcaccACTCTGCAAACCATCACAGGAAAGTGCCAATTCATGATATACCTGAAAGGGACTAATCGCCACCACTCTTTCCCCAATGATAGAGTTCACAGTTGAAGACTTTCCGACACCACCTTTCCCCATCACAAGTATGGTCAAGGAGTTCACATCCTATGTCGAAAGAAACAAACACATTGTGATAGTTGGTACCAAGCAAGGGTTTAAATTGCAGGCAAAATATAAAGGATTTTGAGGTCTCCAAAATGGAATGGCAACCACAATTTCAAGAGCATTAGCCTCATTTTGCCACGATTATAGGTTAACCGCAACCCCCAATTTAAAAGCATGGTTGGTAATGCGCAAAATTGCAATCAAATACTGCATATACAACTATAATTGAAGTAAAATTGTTGTTATGAGTGCAATAATTCAAGAggtta
It encodes:
- the LOC25489767 gene encoding serine carboxypeptidase-like 42 isoform X1 → MVKSWFFWVLIVVGYGCFLETPIRVEGYPIEDFIVKLPGQPKVEFKQYAGYIDIDVRHGRSLFYYFVEADHDPHKKPLTLWLNGGPGCSSIGGGAFTELGPFYPTGDGRGLRRNKKSWNRASNLLFVESPAGVGWSYSNTTSDYNNYDDTSTANDTLLFMLKWYEKFPSYRSRGLFLTGESYAGHFIPQLANTILDYNAHHSTGFKFNIKGVAIGNPLLQFSRDTQATYEYYWSHGMISDEIGLTIMNDCNFDASYDNLSKSCKDAMVDAQDIVSDYIDNYDVILDVCYPSIAEQELRLKRMATKISLTVDICMDSEIYFYLNLPEVQKALHANRTNLPYPWSMCSGVLNYNDADHDINILPVLKRIVQNHIPVWVYSGDQDSIVPLLGSRRHIRELAHDLNFNITDSYRVWFHRDQVGGWVTEYGNLLTFATVRGAGHIVPYAQPSKALHLFSSFVRGRRLPKTTRPKIIDEITYE
- the LOC120579439 gene encoding translocase of chloroplast 34 translates to MSSQQQQQVREWSGINTFAPATQTKLLELLGKLKQEDVNSLTILVMGKGGVGKSSTVNSIIGERVVAISPFQSEGQRPVMVSRARAGFTLNIIDTPGLIEGGYINDTALDIIKRFLLDKTIDVLLYVDRLDAYRVDSLDKVVAKAITDSFGKGIWNKAIIALTHAQFSPPDALAYDEFFSKRSEALLQIIKPGAYLKKDAAQASAIPVVLIENSGRCNKNETDEKVLPSGIAWIPHLVQTITEIALNKSESIFVDKNLIEGPNPNQRGKLWIPVIFALQFLFIMNIEALIKNDVANEKKPSWETRDVGVQKETREGGQKNTRKEKRGAGVRK